The following proteins are co-located in the Desulfoscipio sp. XC116 genome:
- a CDS encoding sigma 54-interacting transcriptional regulator: MQRVTIIGIGDDGESVYSLLKNIEDVKIVCLFRTDTENTASEFWVNEKMKIYDIKRLPDIQDLDVIINTVTNDDVNEIIKKINRPASVIETSAVSLMLRLFREKKELLHIKMIQGELSTILNSVQEAVEVADKNGIIKYVNPAFTRVTGIPADKRIGRNVFEISPDGALAMALKTGKNVFGHPTQVGGSNAEVVSNASPIIVDGNLEGSVVVFQHFTDVMKIMDELRQRTTMIENLYDKLGQVTTCKYSFADILGTSPDLKRSIQVAERAARSNSTVLLLGESGTGKELFAHAIHHASSRREKPFIKVNCAAIPENLLESEFFGYAKGAFTGANKSKIGKFELANGGTIFLDEIGDMNLILQGKLLRVLQEMEFERVGGNQTIRVDVRVIAATNRNLRELIRSGKFREDLYYRLNVVEITIPPLRVRKEDLSSLVNHLIIKLNRKLGKKVKGLSQDAEEVLYSYDWPGNVRELENVVERVMVTVDEEVLTKKNFIQYVSQFKTAPEREVELLPIDQMEQILIKKALTKYGSTVEGKRRAAQALNISLATLYNKLKRAKFENSNT, encoded by the coding sequence ATGCAGAGAGTAACTATTATTGGCATCGGCGATGATGGAGAATCAGTTTATAGTTTATTGAAAAATATTGAGGATGTAAAAATTGTATGCTTGTTTAGAACAGACACTGAGAATACGGCGAGTGAGTTTTGGGTTAATGAAAAAATGAAAATCTATGACATAAAAAGACTTCCGGATATACAAGATTTAGATGTAATTATAAATACAGTAACGAACGATGATGTGAATGAAATTATTAAAAAAATAAACAGACCGGCTTCGGTCATAGAAACCAGTGCGGTTAGTTTGATGTTGCGTTTATTTAGGGAAAAAAAAGAATTGCTGCATATAAAAATGATCCAGGGCGAGTTATCAACTATATTGAATTCTGTTCAAGAAGCCGTTGAGGTGGCGGATAAAAACGGGATAATTAAGTACGTAAACCCGGCTTTTACCCGTGTTACAGGTATACCTGCAGATAAAAGGATAGGTCGTAATGTTTTTGAAATATCGCCGGACGGTGCGCTGGCCATGGCGCTTAAGACCGGGAAAAATGTATTCGGCCACCCCACTCAAGTAGGAGGAAGCAATGCCGAAGTCGTGAGCAATGCGTCTCCCATTATTGTAGATGGTAATTTAGAAGGATCGGTGGTGGTTTTTCAACATTTCACCGATGTAATGAAAATAATGGATGAATTGCGCCAGCGTACCACCATGATAGAGAATCTTTATGACAAATTAGGTCAGGTTACCACATGCAAATACAGTTTTGCCGATATTTTAGGCACCAGCCCTGATTTAAAAAGAAGTATTCAGGTGGCTGAAAGAGCGGCCCGCAGTAATTCAACGGTATTGTTGCTGGGGGAAAGCGGCACGGGCAAGGAGTTGTTTGCCCATGCTATTCACCATGCCAGCTCCAGGCGGGAAAAACCATTTATTAAGGTAAACTGTGCCGCTATTCCGGAGAACCTCTTGGAAAGCGAATTCTTTGGGTATGCCAAGGGTGCTTTTACAGGAGCAAACAAATCTAAAATTGGCAAGTTTGAGTTGGCCAATGGAGGAACAATTTTTTTGGACGAAATTGGTGATATGAACTTAATTTTGCAGGGAAAACTGCTGCGTGTTTTGCAAGAAATGGAGTTTGAAAGAGTTGGCGGCAACCAAACCATACGTGTTGATGTACGGGTGATTGCAGCTACCAACAGAAATCTCAGGGAACTGATCAGGTCGGGAAAATTTAGGGAAGACCTTTATTATAGACTTAACGTTGTTGAAATAACCATACCTCCTTTGCGGGTGCGCAAAGAAGATTTATCGTCTTTGGTTAATCATTTAATTATTAAGTTGAATCGTAAACTGGGTAAGAAGGTTAAGGGCCTTTCTCAAGATGCGGAGGAAGTGTTATACAGTTATGATTGGCCGGGCAATGTGCGTGAATTAGAAAATGTAGTGGAAAGAGTAATGGTAACTGTTGATGAAGAAGTTTTAACCAAGAAAAATTTTATTCAATATGTCAGCCAGTTTAAGACCGCGCCCGAAAGAGAAGTAGAGTTGCTGCCTATTGATCAGATGGAACAGATACTAATTAAAAAAGCTTTGACTAAGTATGGCAGCACAGTTGAGGGTAAACGCAGGGCGGCTCAGGCATTAAATATATCCTTGGCTACTTTGTATAATAAGTTAAAGAGGGCAAAATTTGAAAATTCGAACACTTAG
- a CDS encoding fumarate hydratase, with product MKSINTANISQAVAKLCKDANYFLGQDMLDALQKAYDQEISLTGKEIIQQIIDNAEIAKSEEVPMCQDTGFAVIFVELGQEVHIEGGSLEDAINEGVRRGYTDGYLRKSIVGHPLERVNTGDNTPAVIHLKLVPGDKLKITLAPKGGGSENMSAFKMLKPAEGVEGVKQFVLDTVTAAGPNPCPPIVVGVGIGGTFEKSALLSKESLLRSVGTPNPRPEIAELERELLAAVNNLGIGPQGLGGRITAVAVHVEIYPAHIASLPVAVNLNCHASRHKEVIL from the coding sequence ATTAAATCCATTAATACGGCCAACATATCGCAGGCTGTGGCCAAGCTTTGCAAGGATGCCAATTACTTTCTGGGACAGGATATGTTAGATGCTTTGCAAAAGGCATATGATCAAGAAATATCTCTGACCGGTAAAGAAATTATACAGCAAATTATCGATAATGCTGAGATAGCCAAGTCGGAGGAGGTCCCCATGTGCCAGGATACCGGCTTTGCAGTGATTTTTGTAGAGTTGGGGCAGGAAGTACATATTGAGGGAGGTTCTTTGGAGGACGCCATCAATGAGGGGGTGCGCAGGGGGTATACTGACGGTTATCTAAGAAAGTCAATTGTCGGACATCCACTGGAACGGGTTAACACTGGTGATAACACGCCCGCTGTGATTCATTTAAAATTGGTACCCGGTGATAAATTAAAGATAACCTTGGCTCCCAAAGGCGGCGGCAGCGAAAATATGAGTGCCTTTAAAATGCTGAAGCCTGCTGAAGGAGTGGAAGGAGTTAAACAATTTGTTTTAGACACTGTTACGGCAGCAGGTCCAAATCCTTGCCCGCCAATAGTTGTTGGCGTTGGTATTGGCGGCACATTTGAAAAGTCAGCTCTGCTGTCCAAGGAGTCTTTGCTAAGATCGGTGGGTACGCCAAACCCCAGGCCGGAAATTGCTGAACTGGAAAGGGAATTGCTGGCTGCTGTCAATAATCTGGGGATTGGGCCGCAGGGTTTGGGTGGTCGTATCACAGCCGTGGCCGTGCATGTGGAGATTTATCCTGCTCATATTGCCAGTCTGCCCGTGGCGGTTAATTTAAATTGCCATGCCAGCAGGCATAAAGAAGTAATTTTATAG
- a CDS encoding Fe-S-containing hydro-lyase codes for MTKIKLTTPVTDDVLEKLRIGQKVLLNGVLYTGRDAAHKKLVELLDKGQELPINLKGQVIYYVGPSPAKPGQVIGSAGPTTSGRMDVYAPKLIALGLKGMVGKGKRSPDVIKAIKQYKSVYFAAVGGAAALISRSIKKCEVVAYPELGPEAIHRLEVEDFPVIVVNDTLGGDLYEEGTKIYATR; via the coding sequence ATGACTAAAATCAAACTGACTACACCCGTTACCGATGATGTTTTGGAAAAACTGCGCATCGGGCAAAAGGTACTTTTGAATGGCGTTTTGTATACAGGACGGGATGCAGCGCATAAAAAACTGGTGGAACTACTGGATAAAGGGCAGGAACTGCCAATCAATTTAAAAGGGCAGGTTATTTACTATGTAGGTCCTTCTCCCGCCAAGCCCGGCCAGGTTATAGGATCGGCCGGACCCACTACCAGCGGCAGAATGGATGTATACGCTCCTAAACTAATCGCGCTGGGCCTAAAAGGCATGGTGGGCAAGGGTAAGAGATCACCCGATGTTATTAAGGCTATAAAACAATATAAATCGGTATATTTTGCCGCTGTGGGTGGAGCCGCTGCCCTGATCAGCAGGAGTATTAAGAAATGTGAGGTAGTGGCCTACCCGGAACTGGGACCGGAAGCCATACATCGTTTGGAAGTTGAAGATTTTCCGGTAATTGTAGTTAACGATACCCTGGGCGGGGATTTATACGAAGAAGGTACTAAAATATACGCGACCAGGTAA
- the sucC gene encoding ADP-forming succinate--CoA ligase subunit beta, which yields MKLFEYMGKDLFSSFGIKVPRGRMVTDPQEAAKAAQEINGTVVVKSQILAGKRGKGGGIKFADSPDEAGEAASQVLSMVLNGHKVERVLVEEKIKIDKELYLAITVDGSAKKPVIIASAQGGMDIEEVPDEHIVKQHIDITMGVYPFLCREIARRLGLTGQVVKDFNRLLPLLYKLFREKDAELVEINPLVISGDTLIAADAKVTIDDDALFRQKDVPYVEDRTNIEKQAHDLGLAFVELGGNIAVMANGAGMSMGSLDTLSHYGGKPANFLDAGGGTGVDGTAKAIELLLQTNPRVIFINIFGGITRCDDVANALIQVKKVREIPVPVVIRLVGTNEEEGVRIIKENGMEAYKVMQEAAAKAVEIANAN from the coding sequence GTGAAACTATTTGAGTACATGGGCAAGGATCTTTTTTCATCCTTTGGTATTAAGGTGCCCCGTGGCAGGATGGTGACTGACCCGCAAGAGGCAGCTAAAGCGGCCCAGGAAATTAACGGTACAGTGGTGGTGAAATCCCAAATTTTGGCCGGTAAACGAGGCAAGGGTGGTGGCATCAAGTTTGCCGACAGTCCCGATGAGGCCGGTGAAGCCGCATCGCAGGTATTATCTATGGTTTTAAACGGTCATAAAGTGGAAAGGGTTTTGGTAGAGGAAAAAATTAAAATTGATAAAGAGTTATACTTGGCTATTACAGTCGATGGTTCAGCCAAAAAACCCGTGATCATTGCTTCTGCTCAGGGGGGCATGGATATTGAGGAAGTGCCGGATGAGCATATTGTAAAACAGCATATTGATATTACCATGGGTGTGTACCCATTTTTATGCCGGGAAATCGCCAGGCGGCTGGGCCTTACCGGGCAGGTCGTCAAGGATTTTAATCGTTTGCTGCCCCTTCTGTATAAGCTATTCCGTGAAAAGGATGCCGAATTGGTAGAAATCAATCCGCTGGTAATCAGTGGAGATACGTTGATTGCCGCGGATGCCAAAGTAACCATAGATGATGATGCTTTGTTCCGGCAAAAAGATGTCCCCTACGTGGAGGATCGTACGAATATTGAAAAGCAAGCCCATGATCTGGGGCTTGCATTTGTGGAGCTGGGCGGCAATATTGCTGTTATGGCCAATGGAGCGGGGATGTCTATGGGCAGTTTGGATACACTATCCCACTATGGCGGCAAGCCGGCTAATTTCTTAGATGCCGGCGGCGGTACCGGTGTTGATGGTACTGCAAAAGCCATTGAACTGTTGCTGCAAACCAACCCCAGGGTTATCTTTATTAATATTTTTGGTGGTATTACCCGCTGCGACGATGTGGCCAATGCGCTTATTCAGGTTAAGAAGGTCAGAGAAATCCCGGTTCCGGTGGTAATCCGATTAGTTGGCACCAATGAGGAAGAAGGAGTCAGGATAATTAAGGAAAACGGCATGGAAGCTTACAAGGTGATGCAAGAAGCAGCAGCCAAGGCCGTGGAGATAGCAAACGCCAATTAA
- the sucD gene encoding succinate--CoA ligase subunit alpha, translating into MAIIINEKTNVIVQGITGNQGRFHARQMIAYGTKVVGGVSPGKGGQEVEGVPVYDTVNAACEEQQVDASVLFIPAPFAKDAAFEAITAGIKVLVIVTEHIPVHDEMEIVEFARRKGTTVVGPNTFGIVSSGKCKIGIPPNQFFVEGPIGVVARSGTLTYEIVGNLTANGFGQSTVVGLGGDRVVGLSFVSVLEKFEKDPKTKAVVLVGEIGGNAEEEASLYIKKMTKPVVAYIAGKSAPPGKRMGHAGAIIERGKGTFNGKVEALQAAGAKVATLPFEVPDLLRQVLK; encoded by the coding sequence GTGGCCATTATTATTAATGAAAAGACCAATGTTATTGTGCAAGGGATTACGGGTAACCAGGGCAGATTCCATGCTCGCCAAATGATTGCCTATGGCACAAAAGTCGTTGGCGGGGTTTCTCCCGGTAAAGGCGGGCAAGAAGTGGAAGGCGTGCCGGTGTACGATACTGTTAATGCCGCCTGTGAAGAACAGCAGGTAGATGCCTCTGTATTATTTATACCTGCACCCTTTGCCAAAGATGCGGCATTTGAGGCGATTACAGCCGGCATTAAAGTGCTGGTTATTGTTACCGAGCATATTCCTGTCCATGATGAAATGGAAATTGTTGAATTCGCACGTCGTAAAGGAACTACTGTGGTGGGTCCCAATACTTTCGGTATCGTATCCTCGGGAAAATGTAAAATAGGCATTCCTCCCAACCAGTTCTTTGTGGAAGGACCCATTGGTGTGGTAGCCCGCAGTGGGACCTTGACCTATGAAATTGTCGGTAATCTTACAGCTAACGGTTTTGGCCAGTCAACGGTAGTTGGACTGGGTGGTGACCGGGTGGTAGGATTATCCTTTGTGAGTGTTCTGGAAAAATTCGAAAAGGACCCCAAAACAAAGGCAGTGGTACTGGTAGGCGAAATTGGCGGCAATGCTGAAGAGGAAGCGTCATTGTATATCAAAAAAATGACCAAGCCCGTGGTGGCATATATTGCCGGGAAGAGCGCTCCGCCAGGAAAACGTATGGGGCATGCCGGCGCCATTATTGAAAGAGGCAAGGGAACGTTTAACGGTAAAGTGGAAGCTTTGCAGGCCGCGGGCGCCAAAGTGGCGACCCTGCCCTTTGAAGTGCCCGATTTACTTCGTCAAGTATTAAAATAA
- a CDS encoding methylmalonyl-CoA mutase family protein, with translation MFDSDVLESIKEQGQKYNEKLKKLTAKRPERQPNFSTDSGIDINTVYTPEDIAGQSPNSFPGEYPYTRGVQPNMYRGRLWTMRQYAGFGTSEETNKRFRYLLDQGQTGLSVAFDLPTQIGYDSDDQLSMGEVGKVGVAIDSLLDMETLFDQIPLDKVSTSMTINSPAAILLAMYIAVAEKQGVKQEQLKGTIQNDILKEYVARGTYIFPPEHSMRLITDIFAYCAKNVPSWNTISISGYHIREAGSTAVQEVAFTLADGIAYVQAAIDAGLDVDEFAPRLSFFFNAHLNFFEEVTKFRAARRLWAKIMKERFGAKNPKSMMLRFHTQTAGCTLTAQQPDVNIMRVAYQALSAVLGGTQSLHTNSRDEALALPSDSSVLIALRTQQVIGYEIGAADTVDPLGGSYFIENLTNQIEQKAGEYISKIDDLGGAPKAIEFMQKEIHTSAYKYQKDIESGAKVVIGLNKFQMEEGRPKDLLRVDPLVGRRQADKLAKLRAERDNEKVQKLLKDIEGVAGTGENLMPYFIEAVKNYATLGEICGVLRGVFGEYQQQIVF, from the coding sequence TTGTTTGACAGTGATGTATTGGAAAGCATTAAGGAACAAGGACAAAAATATAACGAAAAATTAAAAAAATTAACTGCAAAACGTCCTGAGCGGCAGCCGAATTTTTCAACTGATTCGGGTATTGATATTAATACCGTTTATACGCCTGAAGACATAGCCGGGCAATCCCCCAATAGCTTTCCCGGTGAATATCCCTACACCAGGGGAGTACAGCCTAACATGTACCGGGGCCGTCTTTGGACTATGCGTCAATACGCCGGATTTGGAACATCCGAGGAAACCAATAAGCGTTTCCGTTACCTGCTGGATCAGGGGCAGACCGGTCTAAGCGTTGCCTTCGACTTACCTACTCAAATCGGTTATGATTCGGACGACCAGCTCTCCATGGGAGAGGTAGGCAAAGTCGGGGTGGCTATTGACTCTCTTTTGGATATGGAAACACTTTTTGATCAAATTCCATTGGATAAAGTTAGCACTTCCATGACTATTAACTCTCCGGCTGCTATATTGCTGGCCATGTACATTGCAGTGGCGGAAAAACAGGGGGTAAAACAGGAACAGCTAAAGGGAACCATCCAAAACGATATACTTAAGGAATACGTGGCTAGGGGAACGTATATATTTCCGCCTGAACATTCTATGCGCCTGATAACTGATATATTTGCCTATTGCGCTAAAAACGTACCCAGTTGGAACACTATCAGTATTAGCGGTTACCATATTCGGGAGGCCGGTTCAACCGCTGTCCAGGAAGTAGCCTTTACCCTGGCGGACGGTATAGCTTATGTACAGGCCGCTATCGACGCCGGTCTGGATGTGGATGAATTTGCTCCACGGCTTAGTTTCTTCTTTAACGCGCATTTGAATTTCTTTGAGGAAGTTACTAAGTTCAGGGCGGCCCGTCGGCTTTGGGCCAAAATTATGAAAGAGCGTTTTGGTGCTAAAAATCCTAAATCAATGATGCTGCGTTTTCATACCCAAACTGCCGGCTGTACATTGACAGCTCAACAGCCTGATGTCAATATTATGCGTGTAGCCTACCAGGCTTTAAGTGCTGTTCTGGGCGGAACCCAGTCCTTGCACACCAACTCCCGGGACGAGGCGCTGGCTCTGCCCAGCGACAGTTCCGTATTGATTGCCTTGAGAACCCAGCAGGTTATTGGTTATGAAATTGGCGCGGCGGATACTGTGGACCCACTGGGCGGTTCCTATTTTATAGAAAACTTAACGAACCAAATAGAGCAAAAGGCCGGTGAATACATCAGCAAAATTGATGATCTGGGCGGGGCACCCAAAGCAATTGAATTTATGCAAAAAGAAATCCATACCAGCGCTTATAAATATCAAAAAGATATTGAAAGCGGCGCCAAAGTGGTTATCGGGCTTAATAAGTTCCAGATGGAGGAAGGACGTCCTAAAGATCTGCTTAGGGTAGATCCTCTGGTTGGTCGGAGACAGGCGGATAAATTAGCGAAACTTCGGGCGGAACGAGATAACGAAAAGGTGCAAAAATTACTCAAGGATATTGAAGGCGTTGCCGGTACCGGCGAGAATTTAATGCCCTATTTTATAGAGGCCGTTAAAAACTACGCGACGTTGGGTGAAATTTGCGGTGTGTTAAGAGGCGTTTTTGGTGAATATCAGCAACAAATCGTGTTTTAG
- a CDS encoding cobalamin B12-binding domain-containing protein, which produces MSGKPIRVLVAKPGLDGHDRGAKVIAQALRDAGMEVIYTGLRQTPDQIIGAALQEDVAVVALSCLSGAHMHLFPAVVEGLRKQNAGDILVLGGGIIPDEDIPELKNKGISEIFTPGTSTQTIIDYIEGKVANS; this is translated from the coding sequence ATGAGTGGAAAACCGATCAGGGTACTGGTAGCCAAACCAGGTTTGGACGGACATGACAGGGGGGCTAAGGTAATTGCCCAGGCCCTTAGAGACGCTGGTATGGAAGTTATATATACAGGTTTGCGTCAGACACCGGACCAGATAATTGGTGCGGCACTGCAGGAAGACGTGGCTGTTGTTGCACTAAGTTGTCTGTCCGGTGCCCATATGCACCTGTTCCCCGCTGTAGTGGAAGGGTTGCGCAAACAAAATGCCGGCGATATCCTGGTGCTGGGCGGCGGCATTATTCCGGATGAAGATATCCCTGAATTAAAGAATAAAGGAATATCGGAAATATTTACACCGGGGACCAGTACGCAAACGATTATCGATTATATTGAAGGCAAGGTTGCCAATTCTTAA
- the mce gene encoding methylmalonyl-CoA epimerase: MVKKVDHIGIAVKNLAAAKDFYEKVLGLKVTEEEVVEDQKVKVAFIPTGDSEVELLESTTPDGPIARYIEKNGEGIQHIAFRVDNLEEKLAQLKAAGVRLIDDKPRRGAGGAKIAFLHPKATCGTLVELCERD; encoded by the coding sequence GTGGTAAAAAAGGTAGATCATATAGGTATTGCTGTTAAAAATTTAGCGGCGGCCAAGGATTTTTATGAGAAAGTTTTAGGCTTAAAAGTTACCGAAGAGGAAGTAGTGGAGGATCAAAAGGTAAAGGTGGCCTTTATCCCCACCGGCGACAGTGAAGTGGAGCTGCTTGAAAGTACCACTCCGGATGGTCCTATAGCACGCTATATTGAAAAAAACGGAGAGGGTATTCAGCACATTGCTTTTAGGGTGGATAATCTGGAAGAAAAACTGGCCCAGCTTAAAGCGGCGGGTGTTAGATTAATTGATGACAAACCCAGGCGGGGAGCCGGTGGGGCTAAAATTGCCTTTTTGCATCCCAAGGCAACTTGTGGAACACTGGTTGAATTGTGTGAACGCGATTAG
- a CDS encoding carboxyl transferase domain-containing protein — protein sequence MSMQEKLEQLQALREKVQSGGGEKRIAKQHAAGKKTARERVDYIFDSGTFKEIDVFAGDPDKNPGEGVVTGYGLVNGRKVYIYAQDFTVTGGSLGKIHAQKICKVLDLAMRTGAPVIGLNDSGGARIQEGVDALNGYGEIFFRNTVASGVIPQLSVIMGPCAGGAVYSPALMDFIFMVNGTSQMFITGPQVIKAVTGEEVSMEQLGGALTHNQTSGVAHFMGEDEEHCLDMVKQLLSYLPSNNLEETPCYEVKEPAVDREELLNIVPDQPNMPYDVKKIITAVVDGGEFLEVLPLYAKNGVIGFARVNGRSVGIVANQPDFLAGCLDINVSDKISRFVRFCDAFNIPLVTFMDVPGFLPGTAQEFGGIIRHGAKMLYAYSEATVPKITVILRKGYGGAYLAMCSSSLRADTVYAWPTAEIAVMGPEGAVNIINRNEIAAAENPMEERKRLVQEYRDNFANPYVASTRGFVDDVIDPRDTRAKIIDALGVLNSKRESRPRKKHGNLPV from the coding sequence ATGAGTATGCAGGAAAAGCTGGAACAACTGCAGGCACTGAGAGAGAAAGTACAGTCCGGCGGCGGCGAAAAAAGAATTGCCAAACAGCATGCGGCGGGCAAAAAAACAGCCCGGGAGAGAGTAGACTATATATTTGATTCGGGTACCTTTAAAGAAATAGATGTATTTGCCGGGGATCCCGATAAAAATCCCGGTGAAGGCGTGGTTACCGGATATGGGCTGGTCAACGGGCGCAAAGTATACATTTATGCTCAAGACTTCACCGTTACCGGCGGATCACTGGGTAAAATACACGCTCAAAAGATTTGCAAAGTGTTGGATCTAGCTATGCGTACGGGGGCCCCGGTGATCGGGTTGAACGATTCCGGCGGGGCGAGGATCCAGGAGGGCGTAGATGCGTTAAACGGTTATGGGGAAATATTTTTCCGTAATACCGTGGCCTCGGGAGTTATTCCGCAATTATCCGTGATTATGGGGCCGTGTGCGGGGGGCGCCGTCTATTCTCCCGCGTTAATGGACTTTATATTTATGGTTAATGGCACTTCTCAAATGTTCATTACCGGACCGCAGGTGATCAAGGCCGTCACCGGTGAAGAAGTTTCCATGGAACAGCTGGGCGGTGCTTTGACCCATAACCAAACCAGTGGTGTGGCTCATTTTATGGGTGAAGATGAAGAACACTGTTTGGATATGGTAAAACAGCTGTTGAGCTATTTGCCTTCCAATAATCTGGAAGAGACTCCTTGCTATGAAGTCAAAGAACCTGCAGTTGACCGCGAGGAGCTGTTAAATATCGTACCTGATCAGCCCAATATGCCTTACGACGTAAAGAAGATTATCACTGCGGTAGTCGATGGCGGTGAATTCCTTGAAGTATTGCCGCTATATGCTAAGAATGGGGTTATTGGTTTTGCTAGAGTCAACGGTCGATCAGTGGGTATTGTAGCTAACCAGCCGGACTTTTTAGCCGGGTGTTTGGATATCAATGTATCGGATAAAATAAGCCGTTTTGTACGTTTCTGTGACGCTTTTAACATTCCCTTGGTTACTTTTATGGATGTGCCCGGATTTTTGCCCGGTACGGCTCAGGAATTTGGCGGTATTATAAGGCACGGTGCCAAGATGTTATACGCTTATTCGGAAGCCACGGTACCCAAAATTACCGTTATTCTGCGCAAGGGCTATGGTGGCGCTTATCTGGCTATGTGCAGCAGCTCATTGCGGGCGGATACGGTTTATGCCTGGCCCACTGCAGAAATTGCGGTTATGGGCCCCGAGGGCGCTGTTAATATTATTAACCGTAATGAAATTGCCGCTGCTGAAAATCCTATGGAAGAAAGAAAACGCCTGGTGCAGGAATACCGGGATAATTTTGCCAATCCCTATGTGGCCAGCACCCGGGGTTTTGTGGATGATGTTATTGACCCGC